CCAGTGCACGCAGACGAGGCCGTCTGAAACGGCCAGCGCGAGCAGGTCGATGTCGTTGGGGTTGTAGGGGTTTTTGCTGTCGATAAACTGGCTGCTCTGCATAATGCCGAGGGCTTGGATCTGGTCGCGGCAGCGGGCGGCTTCTTCAAATTCGAGGTTGTCGGCGGCCTGCTGCATTTTGCGCTGCAAATCTTGGATCACGCCGTCGGTTTTGCCGTTGAGAAACGCGGCGGCGCGGCGCACGCTGTCGCGGTAGTCTGCTTCACCGATATGGCCGACGCAGGGCGCGGTGCAGCGTTTGATCTGGTAGAGCAGGCAGGGGCGGTCGCGGTTGGCAAACACGTTGTCTTCGCAGGTGCGCAGCATGAACACTTTTTGCAGAATCTGGATGCTGTCGCGCACGGCCGTGCCGTTGGGGTAGGGGCCGAAGTATTGGTTGGGCTTTTTCAGCGTGCCGCGATAGTAGGCCATCTGCGGGAAGGCGTGGCCGCTGAGCATGAGGTAGGGATAGCTTTTGTCGTCGCGAAAAAGAATATTGTATTTGGGCGACAGGGCTTTGATGAAGTTGTTTTCAAGAATCAGGGCTTCGGCTTCGGAGCGGGTAACGGTGGTTTCGATGTGGCGGATTTGTTTCACCATCAGCGCGATGCGCGGCGAATGGTCGTTTTTCTGAAAATAGCCCGACACGCGCCGTTTGAGGTTGACCGCCTTGCCGACATACAGCACATTGCCGCCGCTGTCGAAAAAGCGGTATACGCCGGGCAGGTTAGGCAGGTTTTTCAAAAAGGCGGGAATATCGAAATCGGGCTGCATGGCGGGATAGGAGTTGCTTTGGAGGCCGTCTGAAAAGCTGCAAACGGTATTTTCAGACGGCCTTTGTGTTGTCGGGCGGCGGAGACCGCGTGTGTGCCTGCGGCACACACCCTACTCAGGGCAGAGGCTGTCTGAAAACTGTGTAAACGGCCTTTTCAGACGGCCTTTTCCTTTTTCAGACAGCCTTACAGCCGTGCGGCCAGGGTTTTGACGGCAGCGGCTTTGCCTTCGCCCGCGTCGGTGTCCGCGCCGTTGAGCGGCGACCAGCGGGGGCGGTTGCGGGCTTTTTGCAGCTCGGGCGGCAGTTTGGCGGGCGGCCACGGGGTTTTGCCGCTTTGCAGGACGACGGGGCTTTGCGCGGCGTGGCCGCGCGTTTGCAGGGCGGCGAGCAGGTCGAGGGCGCGGGCGGCGAGCAGGGTGAGGGTTTCGGGGGCGGCGAGCAGGGTTTGCCTGCCGCTGAGTTTGTCGGACAAATCGTTCACATTGGGCAGCACGCCGCCGAGCAGGCTGCCGATGGCGGTGCCCAGCCCGAGCGAGCCGCCGAGGGTGGCCAAGTCGAGGCCGAGGCCGATGAGCGCGCCGGCCGCCGCGCCGGTGCCGGTGCGGATGCCGTATTCTTTGAGCGTGTTGCCGTCGAAGGGGTCTTGCCGTTGCGCGGCCAGCACCCATTGCGCGCTTTCCACGCCGTCGGTGTAGAAGCGGTAGAGGTGCAGCAGGTTTTGGTGCAGACGCTGTTCGAGGCTGCGCACGGCTTCCTGCATTTGGGCGGCGAGCGCGGCGGTGTCGTCGTTTTCACCCGCTTCGCGGCGGCAGGCGGCCGCTTCGATAAGGAACAGGGCGACGGCTTCCCTGGCTTCGCGGCCGAGTGTGTCCCATTCGCGGCGGCGTGCGGCGGTGAGGCGTTCGAGGATGCGGCCGTCAGGGAGCATGGTGGCGAGGTTCTGCCACAGGCGGATTTCGCCGTCAAAATCGAAGGCGACGGTGTCGAAGCTGCTGCACACGTGCAGGCCGCGCCGCGCCAGCATAGCCGTCCACGCCGAAAGGTCGCGTCCGGCGGTGAAGTTGAACACGGGCATCACGGGCTTGGCGCACCACGACAAAACGGTGAGTTCGTCTTTGTATTTTTCCAGCACCGGCTCGCGCGCGTCGATGATATACAGCGCGGCGTCGCTGTCGAGCAGCTGGCGCAGGACTTTGGCTTCCTGGTTGAACTCGGCGGCGGCTTCGGGCGAGGCGAGGAACTGTTGCAGGCGTTCGATGCCGTCGGCGCGGGCACTTGTGTGCGTTTCCAGCCAGTCGAGCACACCGCCCGCGTCTTCCAGCCCGGGGGTGTCGTAGAGCAGGGCGAGGGTGTCCGCGCCGTCGGTTATGGCGGAGCGTTCGACGTGGCGGGTGGTGGAGGGGGCGTTTTTCACTTCGCCGAAGGCCGCGTCGCGCAGCAGGGTGCGCATCAGCGAGGTTTTGCCGGTGTTGGTGTGGCCGACGACGGCGAGATTGAGGACGGGAGAGTCGGACATGGCGCGCAACGGGTTTTACCTGCCGGACACCTGCGCAGCGGCGGCGGACACGCCCTGCGAGAGCGATTGCAGCATGGCTTCGTAGCCGTCGCCCCGCTGCGGCGTTTCGGCGCGGAAGCGGCGGCTGCCGGCATCGGAGCGGACGTAGCCTTCGACCACGGTGCTGCCTTTATATGTGCCCTGGAAGGCTTCGAGATAGACGGTGAGCGACTGCGCCGCGCTGCTTTGGTGGGCGGGGACAAAATAACGCCGTGCGTCGCCCGCGCGGTTGAATTCGTTGGCGAAACGGGCGGCGGCGGCCTGATCCAGCGGCTGCGCCCACAGATGGCTGCGGGCGTGGTTCAGTTGCAGCGCGTCGGGCTGGTAGGCCAGGCCGCCACGGTTCAGCGGCTCGGCAAGGACGACGCGCACGGCGGTTTCGCTTTTGCCCTGCGTGTGCTCGGGCATTTGGAAGCGGCTGTCGGGCAGGGTGAAATAGGCAGCGGGCGGCGAGGCGCAGGCAGCCAGCACGCAGACGGCGGCGGCAGAGAGAAGGGCTTTGTTCATAGTGTGCGAAGACGTGGCTCGGGCTGAAACGGCGGGCATTATACACGAGGGGTAGGGGAGGCCGTCTGAAAACGCCGAAACCGTGTTTTAACTTCGTTGAAGCTGCGCTTTCAGACGGCCTCTGCCGCTTATGCAGGGTGTGTGGCGCAGCCACGCACGCGGCCTCTGTGTTGCGGCGGTTTTTGGCTTGAACGGCAAAACCTGTGGCACACCTTGTCTTACCAGCGTAAGACCGTCCCCGCCAGTACCCCTTCGGGGCATAAACGCGGGGATGACGTTTCTGAAAACGCAGCTTCGGCACAGCCAAAACTGCGAAACGGCATTTTTCAGACGGCCTGAGACCTTTGCAAAATTTCTTTTCCCCCAACAGCCGAAACCCAAACACAGGTTTTCGGCTGTTTCCGCCCCAAATCACTCCTGATTTTACCCAAATACCCCCTTAATCCTCCCCGGATACCCCATAATCAGGCATCCGGGCCGCCTTTTAGGCGGCAACAGGCACACTTAGCCTGTTAGCCGCTTTCAACAGGTTTAAACACATCGCCTTCAGATGGCTTTGCGCACTCACTTTAATCAGCCCGAAATAGGCTGCCCGGGCGTAGCGGAATTTACGGTGCAGCGTCCCGAAGCTCTGTTCGACCACATAACGGGTTTTCGACAAATATCGGTTACGTTTGGTTTGCGCTTCCGTCAGCGGACGGTTGCGGTGGGCTTTGCGCATAATGCCGTCCAGCAACCGATGCTCTTCCAGATGTTGCCGGTTTTCCGCACTGTCGTAGCCTTTATCGGCATAGACGGTCGTGCCTTCGGCTATCCCTTCCAGCAAAGGCGACAGATGGTTGCACTCATGGGTATTGGCGGGGGTAATGTGCAGTTTCTCGATATAGCCTTCCTCATCGGTGCGGGTATGTTGTTTGTAACCGAGTTTGTAGAGGCCGTTTTTCTTTGTCCAGCGAGCATCTTTATCTTTGCTCGGTGTGGTTTGGCCGCTGACTTGTCCTTCGTCATCGACTTCTATGGCTTGACGCTGTTTGCTGCCGGCGGTTTGAATAATGGTGGCGTCAATGACGGCGGCGGATGCTTTCTCTACTTTTAGGTTTTTTTCGGTCAGTTGGCGGTTAATCGGTTCCAGCAATTCGGACAGGGTGTCGTCTTGCGCCGCTGGTTGCGGTAGCGGCACAAGGTGCTGTAATCGGGGATGCTCAGTTCGTCGAAACGGCAAAACAGGTTGAAATCGATGCGGGTGATGAGGCTGTGTTCGAGTTCGGGATCGGAGAGACTGTGCCATTGTCCGGGCAGGACGGCTTTGAACATGGATAACAGGGGATAGGCGGGACGGCCGCGGTGGTCTCGAAGGTAACGGGTTCTTTGACGATTCAGGTACTGTTCGATCGGCTGCCAATCAATCACCTGATCCAACTTTAGCAATGGGAAGCGGTCGATGTGTTTGGCAATCATGGCTTGTGCGGTTTGCCGGAAGAAGGTGCTCATGAGAAATCCCCTAAATGT
The window above is part of the Neisseria bacilliformis genome. Proteins encoded here:
- a CDS encoding GTPase/DUF3482 domain-containing protein, whose translation is MSDSPVLNLAVVGHTNTGKTSLMRTLLRDAAFGEVKNAPSTTRHVERSAITDGADTLALLYDTPGLEDAGGVLDWLETHTSARADGIERLQQFLASPEAAAEFNQEAKVLRQLLDSDAALYIIDAREPVLEKYKDELTVLSWCAKPVMPVFNFTAGRDLSAWTAMLARRGLHVCSSFDTVAFDFDGEIRLWQNLATMLPDGRILERLTAARRREWDTLGREAREAVALFLIEAAACRREAGENDDTAALAAQMQEAVRSLEQRLHQNLLHLYRFYTDGVESAQWVLAAQRQDPFDGNTLKEYGIRTGTGAAAGALIGLGLDLATLGGSLGLGTAIGSLLGGVLPNVNDLSDKLSGRQTLLAAPETLTLLAARALDLLAALQTRGHAAQSPVVLQSGKTPWPPAKLPPELQKARNRPRWSPLNGADTDAGEGKAAAVKTLAARL
- a CDS encoding PqiC family protein, which gives rise to MNKALLSAAAVCVLAACASPPAAYFTLPDSRFQMPEHTQGKSETAVRVVLAEPLNRGGLAYQPDALQLNHARSHLWAQPLDQAAAARFANEFNRAGDARRYFVPAHQSSAAQSLTVYLEAFQGTYKGSTVVEGYVRSDAGSRRFRAETPQRGDGYEAMLQSLSQGVSAAAAQVSGR